A single region of the Triticum dicoccoides isolate Atlit2015 ecotype Zavitan chromosome 2B, WEW_v2.0, whole genome shotgun sequence genome encodes:
- the LOC119361789 gene encoding disease resistance protein PIK6-NP-like, translated as MDLATGAMGSLLPKLVELLKDEYKLKESVKEGVKSLEKEMKSMQAALRKVAEVPHDQLEEQVKLWAGEVRELSFDMEDTVDKFLVRVDEESESSTKSNKLKQLMKKMAGLFTKGKARHEIADAIKDINKQVQEVADRRARYNVDNIVARPEVVTLDPRLRALYMEVTDLVGISGKRDQELMNLLSGGDDMSKTTLKIVSVVGFGGLGKTTLVKTVYDKIKEDFHCRAFVSVGRNGTAKKVLVDILLALKIYESHFTIFNETQLIDEVRERLKNKRYLIVIDDIWDEKLWTVINWAFSKGNNFGSRLITTTRIVSVSKLCCSSANDEVYQMEPLSDDDSKMLFHKRIFSQESGCPREFEEVSRDILKKCGGVPLAIITIASILASDKKINSLDEWKVLLESIGRGLTKDHSVEEMLRILSFSYYDLPSHLRTCLLYLSMFPEDHKIMKAQLIWMWIAERFIQCEDAQSSLYEIGQNYFNELVNRSLIQPVYSSDDGLANACRVHDSVLDLICSLSVEEKFVTIVNGSCDTMSCQGIIRRLSIQNVRKEEDQTRPLRPESIAQVRSIATFASPAIDLLPSLSNFAVLRVLHLDGYIGSLGYHLNPGELGSLLHLRYLHLCGTGFDKLLEEIGKLQFLQVLDLPEHTRLPSTVIKLTRLMYLRIGRGSWNYDPPDGIGNLTSLEVLGRISVSSVSIVKELGNMVKLRELKISFDDLWLDLEEAFVESLGKMPKIQRVEIVAGDEDSSTPSMNLLGERWVPPGCLQEFAMFDDALFDTLPTWIRRNPSHLSRLFKLDISLYEVRQEDLDNLGRLPALGVLELSCSYARKRMLHIGGDGFRCLTSFYLYFGVDGNIVFQPGAMPKAEHVDVTAHWAVVKEEASGNNGADWFDPGIGMGNLPSLRKVKVRVDSHKMTVGEAKQAKAALENALRAHPNRPLFCVEFRWSIKEGAHDDDLC; from the exons ATGGATCTGGCAACGGGCGCCATGGGCTCCCTGCTCCCCAAGCTGGTCGAGCTCCTCAAGGATGAGTACAAGCTTAAGGAGAgcgtcaaggaaggcgtcaagtctcTTGAGAAAGAGATGAAGAGCATGCAAGCTGCCCTCCGCAAGGTGGCCGAGGTGCCGCATGACCAGCTCGAGGAGCAGGTCAAGCTATGGGCGGGCGAGGTGAGGGAGCTGTCCTTTGACATGGAGGATACCGTCGATAAATTCCTTGTGCGTGTTGATGAGGAATCTGAGTCTTCAACCAAGTCGAATAAGCTCAAACAACTGATGAAGAAGATGGCCGGCCTGTTCaccaaggggaaggctcgccatgaGATTGCGGATGCGATCAAGGACATCAATAAGCAAGTCCAAGAGGTCGCTGATAGGCGTGCAAGGTACAATGTCGACAATATTGTCGCTCGGCCTGAAGTCGTGACACTTGATCCCCGCCTTCGAGCTCTGTACATGGAAGTGACGGACCTTGTTGGCATTTCTGGAAAAAGGGACCAAGAGCTGATGAATTTGTTGTCCGGGGGAGACGACATGTCCAAGACAACGTTGAAAATTGTCTCCGTTGTTGGATTTGGAGGATTGGGCAAGACCACTCTTGTCAAAACGGTTTATGACAAGATCAAAGAAGATTTCCATTGCAGGGCTTTTGTTTCTGTCGGTAGGAATGGCACCGCAAAAAAGGTTTTAGTGGACATCCTTCTTGCTCTTAAAATCTATGAAAGTCATTTCAccatatttaatgaaacacaactcATTGATGAGGTCCGGGAACGTCTCAAAAACAAGAG GTACCTCATTGTAATTGATGATATATGGGATGAAAAATTGTGGACAGTTATCAATTGGGCATTCTCTAAGGGTAACAATTTTGGTAGTCGGCTAATCACAACTACTCGTATAGTCAGTGTATCTAAATTATGTTGCTCGTCTGCTAATGATGAAGTTTATCAAATGGAACCTCTTAGTGATGATGATTCCAAAATGCTCTTCCATAAACGGATATTTTCTCAAGAGAGTGGATGTCCTCGTGAATTTGAAGAAGTGTCTAGAGATATATTGAAGAAATGTGGTGGTGTGCCATTAGCCATCATTACGATAGCTAGTATTTTGGCTAGTGACAAGAAAATAAATTCACTGGATGAGTGGAAGGTTTTGCTAGAGTCTATTGGTCGTGGACTTACCAAAGACCACAGTGTAGAGGAGATGTTGAGAATACTATCATTTAGCTATTATGACCTACCTTCCCATCTGAGAACATGCTTACTATATCTAAGCATGTTTCCGGAAGATCATAAGATCATGAAAGCTCAGTTGATATGGATGTGGATTGCCGAAAGGTTTATCCAATGTGAAGATGCACAAAGTAGTCTATATGAGATCGGACAAAATTACTTCAATGAGCTTGTGAATAGAAGTCTGATACAGCCGGTATACAGTAGTGATGATGGCCTTGCAAATGCTTGCCGTGTACATGATAGTGTGCTTGATCTAATTTGTTCCTTGTCAGTGGAAGAGAAATTTGTTACTATAGTGAATGGTAGTTGTGATACCATGTCTTGTCAGGGCATCATCCGTAGGTTGTCCATCCAAAATGTTAGAAAAGAAGAAGATCAAACCAGGCCTCTTAGACCTGAGAGTATAGCACAAGTGAGGTCTATTGCTACATTTGCATCACCTGCGATAGATCTACTGCCGTCTTTGTCTAACTTTGCTGTTTTGCGTGTATTACATTTGGATGGATATATTGGTTCTCTAGGGTACCATCTTAACCCTGGAGAATTAGGGAGTTTACTTCACTTGAGGTACCTACATCTATGTGGAACAGGATTTGACAAGTTGTTGGAAGAGATTGGAAAGTTGCAGTTTTTGCAGGTGTTGGATTTGCCTGAACATACAAGGCTGCCATCGACTGTGATTAAGCTCACAAGGTTGATGTACCTACGTATTGGTAGGGGATCATGGAACTATGATCCTCCAGATGGGATTGGAAACCTGACATCACTGGAAGTGCTGGGCAGGATCAGTGTTTCCTCGGTAAGCATTGTAAAAGAGCTAGGCAACATGGTCAAACTGAGGGAACTTAAAATTTCGTTTGATGATTTGTGGCTGGACTTGGAGGAAGCTTTTGTGGAGTCACTAGGGAAAATGCCAAAGATCCAGCGGGTAGAAATTGTTGCCGGCGATGAagattcttcaactccttcaatgaatCTTTTGGGGGAACGTTGGGTGCCCCCGGGATGTCTGCAGGAGTTTGCCATGTTTGACGATGCACTATTCGATACGCTTCCAACATGGATAAGGAGGAATCCCTCGCATCTGTCGCGGCTCTTCAAGTTAGACATCAGTCTCTATGAAGTGCGACAGGAGGATCTGGACAACCTTGGAAGGTTACCTGCTCTGGGTGTTCTCGAGTTAAGCTGCTCCTACGCACGAAAACGCATGCTGCACATTGGTGGCGATGGTTTCCGTTGTTTAACATCATTCTACTTATATTTTGGTGTGGATGGAAATATCGTGTTCCAGCCAGGAGCTATGCCCAAGGCTGAACATGTTGATGTCACTGCACATTGGGCGGTTGTAAAAGAGGAAGCATCCGGCAACAACGGTGCTGATTGGTTTGACCCAGGCATAGGCATGGGGAACCTGCCGTCCCTTCGGAAGGTTAAAGTCAGAGTCGACTCTCATAAAATGACGGTCGGGGAGGCCAAGCAAGCCAAGGCAGCGCTGGAGAACGCACTTCGTGCCCATCCTAACCGTCCCCTGTTTTGCGTCGAGTTCAGGTGGTCCATAAAAGAAG GCGCTCATGATGACGACCTCTGCTAG